The genomic DNA CATGGCCTCCCAAGGAGCACTGGCCTATGCGGACGATGGTCCCGGTAGACTGGCAGAACTGGCGGCAATCAGGAACGCCGCAGGACTGGGCAGCAGCTTCACCAGCTTGAGCTTCATGGCCTACGTTGCGCAGACCGGTCCAGCTGGGGAAGTGCTCTGTGCCTTCCCGGACGCCAATCCGGTGGGACGAGGCGTCACCTTCAACCACTACTTCTTCGTGGACAGTCTTCGGAGCGGCATTTTTCCCACCGACACAACGCATGTGCGGGTGATGAGCACGCCGACGGGCGTCAACGGTGGCAGCGCTGGGCCCACCCGGCTTTTGAGGCACGAACTGGCACAGAACTATCCAAATCCGTTCAATCCCAAGACGCGCATCCGGTATGTGCTCGCCCACGAAGGGGAGGTCCGGCTGGAGGTGTTTGACCTGCAGGGGCGGCTCATTCAGAAAGTGTGTGAAGGAAAGCAGCGAGCCGGGACGCATCAGCTGGTCTTCGACGGCGGCTCGTTGGCCTCCGGCGTCTACCTGTACCGCCTCACCGTGAATCAGCAGGAGGTGGCCACCAGAAAAATGGTGTTAGTGAGGTAGAAGACGCAGAGACGATCCTCGGGCCGCATCGTGGTCCACTGCTGAGGCGCAGAGGGGGGAATTCAGAAGAATTGGCAGAGAGTGGGCAACTGTGCATAGGAAGGCGAAAGGGCACATCTTGGCACGCGCTGTTTGCTGGCTGTTGGCGTCTGTCTTCCCGGCGCCTTTAGCGTGGAGCCAACAGGAAGAGCTGCGGGGTGTGTGGGTGGCGTGGGCAGGCTCCAACGTGCCGAGCAAGGAGAGAATCGCCGCGATCATGGACGACGTTGCGGCGCACGGCATGAACGCGGTGTATGTCGACGTGTGGCGCTACGGCTATCCGTACTTCCGCAGCCAAGTGTTCCATCGGCTTACGGGTCTGCAGACAGATCCGGCGCTTGCCGAGGGTAGGGATGTGCTGGCAGAAATGGTCGCCGAGGGACACCGCGTTGGCTTGCACGTGCACGCCTGGTTCGAGTACGGTTTCGTGGCCTGCCAAGGCACCAATGATCATGTCTATCGCCAGAGACCCGATTGGTTCGCCAAGAGGCGCGACGGTAGCGTGCTATTCAATGGCGAGTACCAGTACAAATGGCTCAGCCACTGTAATCAAGAGGCGCAGCAATTCCTCATCTCCCTGTTCTTAGAAGTGGCCCGCAACTATGATGTGGACGGCATTCAGCTGGACAGAGTCAGGTACCCAGAGTTGGACTGTGGGTACGATGACGCTACGGTTGCTCTCTACAGGGCAGAGCACAACGGCAACTCCCCGCCGCAGAATCCTGGTGACTCGCACTGGATGAGGTGGCGTGCGGACAAGCTCACCTCGTTCATCGCCCTTGCCTATGATTCTCTGAAACGCGCACGGCCAGACCTGCCGGTGAGCAACACACCCATCGTCTACCCGTATGGCTACGAGAATTTTTGTCAGGACTGGCGGCCGTGGATCAATGACCGCCATCTGGATGTCGTGTCTCCACAGGTGTACCGGGCTACCAACACCGTCTACGCGTCCGAACTTGACCTGCAGTTGACGCACGTCGTGGACAGGAGCCGCTTTTACCCGGGCATGACGTCCGTTTTCGACCAGTACCTTGTGCCGACAGAGCAGCTGGCCGCCATGATCGAGACGACCAGGAGCCGAAGGCTCGCCGGGCACGTGATCTGGTTTTACGACACCCTCGCCGATGACTTGCCCGCGCTGGCGGCTGGAGTGTATCAGGCGCATGCCTCGGTTCCAGGCATGCCTGTTGGCTGGCGCCAGCCTGCCATCGTCGTGAACGAGGATGATTCGACGGTTGCTCGCTCGGGGAACTGGGTCGCTTATGCGGGGATCGCCGGTTTTCGTGACGGCTGCCTGTACACCAGCGCCTCGCCAGCTGCCACCATAGAGTATCCTGCTG from Calditrichota bacterium includes the following:
- a CDS encoding family 10 glycosylhydrolase, with translation MARAVCWLLASVFPAPLAWSQQEELRGVWVAWAGSNVPSKERIAAIMDDVAAHGMNAVYVDVWRYGYPYFRSQVFHRLTGLQTDPALAEGRDVLAEMVAEGHRVGLHVHAWFEYGFVACQGTNDHVYRQRPDWFAKRRDGSVLFNGEYQYKWLSHCNQEAQQFLISLFLEVARNYDVDGIQLDRVRYPELDCGYDDATVALYRAEHNGNSPPQNPGDSHWMRWRADKLTSFIALAYDSLKRARPDLPVSNTPIVYPYGYENFCQDWRPWINDRHLDVVSPQVYRATNTVYASELDLQLTHVVDRSRFYPGMTSVFDQYLVPTEQLAAMIETTRSRRLAGHVIWFYDTLADDLPALAAGVYQAHASVPGMPVGWRQPAIVVNEDDSTVARSGNWVAYAGIAGFRDGCLYTSASPAATIEYPAAIPKAGWYEVYAFVPYHWNATREARYQVIHARGVDTVFVNQGLAGNARWHKLGDFYFHAGN